The sequence below is a genomic window from Aureispira sp. CCB-E.
ATATCCAAGCGCTTCCATTCAAAAACCTTAAAATCAAGACTAGGCACAGCATAAAAAGCATTCCCTAAAATATCCGCATTTCCTAGGGTTTGGTATGCGATAGAATAAGCAACAGTAGGTTGACCGTACAAAATCGACCAAATTTTCTTGGCTTGGGTGTGTTGTAATAGCGTTAATTCTCCTGTATGTGAATGTGCTTGAATTTTAGGGTATCGAGGATGGATAGGAACATTCGTTCCAAATTGATAATTCAATTCCAAAGCATATTGCTGTGCTACGATAGCAGTGACCAAAAAAAACTGAATGATTAGTATTAAAAATATTTTTGTCATTGGGTGTTTTTCTTTCTAATTATCTCCTGCTGCTCCGCCTCCTACAAAATCGTCATCGTCATCATCATCGTCGTCAAAATCATCGTCATCAAAGTCAATATTATCATCTTCATCATCAAAATCATCCTCTAAGTATCCTTCAATCTGGCGCAAGAGTTTTAAAGCCATTTCATTATTAGCTTCCATTTCCAACGCTTGATCCAGTTGAATTTTAGCAAAAGCGTAGTCATGCATATATTTAATCAAAAAATTAGCATAATCGACATACAGACTAGCATCTGCTTTTTCTGCCACCAAATAAGCTTCATAACACATAGAAATAGCTCCATAATCTTGGTAAATATTTTCTAGAATCGTCACAAGTTTTCGCAACGTATCTCCATTGTGAGGAGCTGCTTTTAAAGACTTTTCATAATATATCCTTGCTTTATCATATTCTCCCAAGTGTGTATTGTGCAAATCTCCTAAACTTGCCAATAACAAACCGCTATCTCCGTGAACGGGATGATCCAATCCTTTTTCAAAAGTTTCGATTGCTGCACCAATATTCTCATCATTATGCCATTGAATTTGCCCCAATAAATTAAGCGCCTCTTCTTGATACTCATTAATTCCCAAGGCAATATCAATAAACTGACGTGCTCGTTTAATATCCTTTAGAGCATAATGTGCTTCTGCTATCCGCACATGTGTTTCTGCCATAAATGGCTCCAATTCAATCACCTTGTTATAACAATCAATTGCCCCTTCATAATCTTTAAAGGTAGTTGCCTTTAATATGCCCATTTGTAACAAACCATAAATATGGCTCGGATTACTTGCGGTACAGTCATTATAAAAATTTAGCGCAGCTTCCATATCTTTTCTACGTTCAGCCAAACGCCCCAAAGCATATAGTGCCTCATCATTTTGAGGAGCATACCGAACAATACCTTCAAAACAAACTTGTGCTTCCTCTACCAAATCAAACATCATATACAACTTTCGCCCCAAGTCAAGATAGTATTCCACCAAAATAGACGACGCTACTAAGATTGGCTCGTAATAGGTCTTGCCTTTCTCAAATGCTGCAAAATTTTCTGCTTGCAAATCTGTGTAATCTCCCATCCAAGGCAAATATTCCATAATAGAACTAAAGATACTAAATGTTTTTTCTATTTGATGCTTCTCGGCTTCCTCTAACAAAGTAGAAAGATATTCTAATGTTTTATCTTTTATTTCTTCGTCAGGGTGTATTTGCCACAATAAGACTAGTGCATCTTTTGCCTCTCTTGCTGTTGCAGAATCGAGTTCTTTTAAAGTACTCAAAATAGTTGCAGCATCGGCATTTAATAAGGTGTGAATTAAAGTCTCGTGTATGTCCATTTTCGTATAATTAAATTCTATTGTTGCTCTCCCTTTCTTTATTTGATTCTCTTGTATAAAAGGACGAGTTTACAAATTTAACTTAAATAATGACATTTTCTATAAATTCTAAACCCTCAAAAAAAACAGTGCCACCTCAAAGCAAAGAATATAATTATTTTCTTCTTTCGAGAGTTTTGAATTTAGTACTTTTGTTTAAACTAGTTCGCTAAGTAGTTTGGGTTAGATGGTAGAAGTTGCCAGTATGTTGTTTTTTAATCAGCAATACCAAAGCTAAGTAGAGTTTGTTTGAGAATATTAGAACGGTGTAACTACCAAATCTAAAGCCATACATTGCATTCAGCTATAATCCGTGCCAATTGGCTTGATTGATAATCAACCTATCCTTTATCAAACGACCCCTTAACTCAGTACTTTTTTAGTGACTTATTATTGGATTTTAAATTTACCTTGACTATTAAAGCGAGCACAGAAGGAAAACACTTGCCCAAAGACTCGCTTAAAATATTATTAAAATCTATGTTACAGTGTACTAAGTGCTCTTTTATCAACATATTAGCTTTGCAATCACACTTCTCAAACACACGGAAGTACAACATTCTCTTGGAAAAACTTAACTTATTAACATTGTTTGCTCTAATCATTTTGTTTTTGGGGAGTACTACGATGGTACAAGCTCAACAAGCTCCTACCCCTCCAAAACCAGATAGCCCAAAAGCAACAATACAAGCCCCCAAAAAGGTAAATCCTCTCCCTCCCTCCAAAGTGATACCTACTCGAAAGAAAAAAGGGACTATAGAAAAACCATCTTGGGATATTGCTAAAACTCAAACCGTGTCTTATTTTCCTGCTTCTTTTAAGATAAAAAAAGATGTTTTGAGTAGAAAATATTACAACAACAACCTTTTTGATATAGAAGAATCAGACAATCCTTTTGCATTGCCTGTGGGTAATTATAAGTCCAAACAAAAAAGTAAAGCCAAAGACAAAAAAGGTCGTCAACTTGATTTTTCAGAATTATTTGCCTTAAATGGTAATAACAATGATCAGGGCATTGCCAAGTGGTTAATTTTTATATTATTAGGGCTACTCTCTTTGATGGCTATTATTGTAGCGATCTACTCCAAAGAAGTTACTAGTATTTTTCAAACCTTTCTAAGCACAAACATTCAAAACAACCAAAGAGATCAAGGAAACCTTTTGACGATAGCACGATTTTCTAGTTACATTCTTTTTGTCTTAGGGATGGGGACATTTTGTTTTTTAATTCCCCAAATTCTATTAAAAGAGTTCCAATTCAACACTTTTGGAGCACTTTGTTTGTTTATTTTGGGGCTTGGGGCAATTTATTTTCTTAAACACATACAACTCAAAGTCTTATCTTACATTTTACCTTTTCGGCAAGAAATTGAGTCCTATAGCTTTATTGTCTCCAACACCAACAAAGCACTTGGTTTTATCATAGTTCCTTTGCTTTTTTTAATTGCATATACACCAACTACCGCGCAAATTATGGCGCTCTATTTTAGTTTTATTTTACTCAGTTTAATTTATATTTATCGTACATTAAAGGGCTTAGCTATTGCTGGAAGTATAATTTTATTTCATAAATTCCATTTTTTTGTGTACCTTTGTGCCGTTGAAATAGCCCCGATAGTAATCTTATTGAAGTTATTGTCTATTTTATAACGATAATAAACATTAGATGTCAGCAGATTCGAAAGATAGATTAGAGAAAGTGGAGAGCATTTTGGTTACACAATTAACAACCAAAAACAACAGAGCTCCATATGACAAATTGGTAGAGAAATTTGGTTTAAAAATCGATTATCGTCCATTTACAGAAGTCATTCCTGTTACAGCAAAAGAATTTAGAAAACAAAAAATTGCTTTAGAAGAATTTACTGCGATTATACTTACTAGTAAAAGTGCCGTAGACCATTTCTTCAGACTTTGTGATGAAATGCGTTACAAGGTACCCGCAGACCTAAAATACTTTTGTAAGTCAGAAGCCGTTGCACTATACCTGCAAAAACACATCGTTTACCGCAAGCGCAAAGTATTCTTTGGCAAGCGTGTATTAGATGATTTAAAGCCCTCATTATTAAAGCACAAAAAGAAAGAAAAATTCTTGCTGCCATGCTCTAATTTTGGAGGACGCAACTTCGCTACCTTCTTAGAAGACAACGAGTTTGATTTTAAAGAGTCTATGATGTATTTGGCTGCTAGTAGTGATATTTCGGACTTAGAAGACGTATTCTATGACATTCTTGTTTTCTTTAGCCCTTTGAGTTTAAAGTCTCTATACGATAACTTTCCTGATTTTAAACAAAATAAAACTAGAATCGCTGCTTTTGGAAACAGTACGGCTCAAGCAGTTTTGGACAGAGGTCTAATTCTAGACATCAAAGTTCCTGCGCCCGAAACACCTTCAATGACCATGGCTATTGAAAAATACATTCGAGAAACACTAGAAGCAAGGCCTTCTGGAAAATAATATATAGAACCACTGGAACAAAAAAGTGTTAGTAGCTATATGCCCTAACACTTTTTTTATTGTTCTTAATAATCCAACCGTCATTTCTTCTTTTTAAGTGCACTTAGGCGTTGTTTTGCTTGGCTGTGCAAGCTAGCTTGATATTGATCAGGCTTTTCCTTCAGACATTTCTCATAAAAATCCTTTGCCATTTCTATTTCATCCCTTGACTCATGTATTATACCTGCTTGAAGAGCGGCATTACAAGCATAGTAATATGGCTTTTTAGTTCCTTTATCAATGGTTTGGCCATAATACTTTAACGCATCATCATTCTTCTTCATTTTTTGGAAAATTCTCCCCATTCGATAAGTATATTCGATTTTTTCCTGTTCTGTTTTCAAACTTTTCGAATCACATCCTTTTAGTGCATTATATGCTTTATCATAATAACCGCCATCATACAATAGGCGAGCTTTGAGCAAGTCAAGATTTGGCACAATTCTCAATTTTGCTTCCTCCATTTCATTCATCGCTGTCCGATCTTGCGAAGTATTGTATTCTCCTTTTTTTTCTACCAAAGACATATAATAACGATATTTGGACTCATCTTTTCTTAGTAGGCTAATCCAAGCCAATCGATGATAAGCCTCTTTAATACCATTAACACCTCTATATCTAGATAAAAAATTATTAAAATCTTCTTCCGAATCCAAGTCCAATCTATAAAGTTTGCATAAGCCATTCATAATATCCATATATGGAAAATCATAGTATTCATCTCCTTTAGGATATTTGTCTAAAATTAAGATAGCTTGTTTACTTTTACCGATTTTCATGCTTCTATTTGCCAGAATATAAGCAGCCATCGGATTTTTGGTAAAGTCTAAGATTTCTGTATTAATTGCTCCCCACGCTTTCATGTCGTTGTTTCCCATATACAACAAAAGCATTCCATAAATCACTTGAACTTCTTCATTAAATTCAAATTCTTGATGGCGCTTGCCGTGGCTAATAACCTCCTCTAGCTCTCCTAACCCTTGTGCTATATTGCCTCTTAAACCTGCTAGAGAAGCCCCCCATTGATATTTCCCAGGAATAGCTCCAACCATCGTATGCAAAATGCCTAAGGCTCGTTTGTTAGGCAAAAATTTTGGAAACTTTTTATCATTTCGTTCTAATAAAACAGCAGCTTTTTTTATGCTTTTAAATGCCTCCATGTTGTCTTGAAACAATGCATAAATCATTCCCCAACGTAGATGAATATCAGCTTGAGTAAACAACGTATAAGGATCTCCTTCTGCCCCTTGTTCTAACCATTCCAAGCGCTCTTCTTTACGTTTTAGATATTTACCATAAATATCTTTGGGTCTTCCATCTATAAAGGCGTAAAAAAAATCAATATAATCCTCCAAATAATGAGGAATTAAATTAAATGTATTGTTCTTTTTTTCTTGAATAATACGAGGAATTGCAGCTTGAAACTTTAGTGTCATTACATCATGAAACATATCCTTTAGATCATCATTCCATTTAAAAAAACCAGCATTGTTCAATTCACTAGGAGACGTTTGAGCTTGCCCAGAAGCAATAGAAATAAATAGTAAAAAGAAAAGGCTATAAAAAAATTTCATTACAAAAAGGTTTTGTGATTAAAAACAGACTGTTTGTCAATCTATGAAATATTCAATAAATGTTTGTCATAACATTACTTCGTTGAAACCAGACAGTAGAGCAACACAGCCAACTACAAGCAAAGCATTCACGCAGTAAATCGTATTAGACAGAAAAACTATGGGATAAAATAATTCAATCTAGAGTTTGGTTCTTTATTTTATGCTTTGATGGTCTAGTTTGTTACATCTCATAAGCAGATATTAGGTCATTATCAAAAAAATCTTGCACAGAAAGCCCTATAACTACGGCTTCGTTTTTTGCCCATTTATCTAAACAAAAATACAATCACTTAAAATTTAAAAAACCTCAAGAAATACAGTTCCTTGAGGCTTTTATCAGCAATTTATATCTAAAAATTGTCCTAATTTCAATTCAAACTACTGTTCTACTTCTAATTTTTCTTGTTCTAATTCCTCCAAAGAAGTTTCGATATTAGAAGCAACCAAGATTCTAGCACAGTGTTCACAATGGATAATGCGTTTGCGTTGTCCAAGCTCTAGTTGAGTTTGAGGAGGGACTTGGCTAAAACATCCGCCACAAGCATCACGTTCTACAATGACTACAGCGAGACCATTTTTATAAGTATTTGTTAATCGATCGTATACAGCCAATAAATCCTCATCAATTTTTTTGCGAGCACGTTTTTCTTTTCTCAAGTATTTTTGCTCATCTTTTTCTGTTTTAGCAGTAATTTTTTCTAATTCCTCCTGCTTCAACTTCATATCGGCACGCTTCTCTTCTTGTCTAGCTTTAGACGCATCTAGAGTAGTATCTTTATTGCTCAATTTTTGTTGAGTTTCTCTAATGCGTTTGTTGGCCAATTGAATATCCAATTTTTGAAGCTCGATTTCACGAGTTAAGGCTTCGAATTCACGGTTATTCTTAACATTGTTTTGTTGCTTATTGTACTTTTCAATTAAAGCTTCTGCCTCTTTAATTTTATTTTCGTATTGTACAACGCTTAATTGCAACTCTTTATGTTCTTCTTCTAACTTAGCAATTTTTTTATCTAAAGTAACGATCTCTGTTTCTAATGCACTCACTTCTAAAGGAAGTTCCCCTTGCAACTTTTTAATGTTGTTCAACTGAGTGTTGACCATTTGCAACTCATATAAGTTTTGCAACTTTTCTTCTATTGGTAGATTAGAATTAGCATTTTTCTTTGCCATAATATTATAGATAATTTATTGGATTTGTATTTATTTCAGTACAACGGATTGCAAAATTACGAAATTTTTGCGTTAATAATTCATAAAACAGCTCAATTGTAAACTGTTCACTCTCATAATGCCCAATATCTGCTATAATTATGCGATTTTCGGCATCAAAAAACTGGTGATACTTGTAATCCCCAGTAATAAATATATCAGCTTGGGCGGCGAGCGCATTTTTCAACAAGAAACTTCCTGCACCACCACAAAGAGCAACACGTTTAATTTCTTTTTTGCACAATGCTGTATAACGAATTCCATCCGCCTTCATATTTTTCTTAAGCATTTTTAGAAACGCCATTGTTTCCATAGGTTCTTTTAGTTCTCCAACTAATCCTGAACCAATTTCTTGGTGGACATTATCCAAGGTATAGATATCATAAGCCACCTCCTCATAAGGATGTACTCTAAAAAGATTTCTAACAATTTGCCCTTGTAGATAGGCAGGAAAAACAACTTCTAGTTT
It includes:
- a CDS encoding DUF4271 domain-containing protein, whose amino-acid sequence is MEKLNLLTLFALIILFLGSTTMVQAQQAPTPPKPDSPKATIQAPKKVNPLPPSKVIPTRKKKGTIEKPSWDIAKTQTVSYFPASFKIKKDVLSRKYYNNNLFDIEESDNPFALPVGNYKSKQKSKAKDKKGRQLDFSELFALNGNNNDQGIAKWLIFILLGLLSLMAIIVAIYSKEVTSIFQTFLSTNIQNNQRDQGNLLTIARFSSYILFVLGMGTFCFLIPQILLKEFQFNTFGALCLFILGLGAIYFLKHIQLKVLSYILPFRQEIESYSFIVSNTNKALGFIIVPLLFLIAYTPTTAQIMALYFSFILLSLIYIYRTLKGLAIAGSIILFHKFHFFVYLCAVEIAPIVILLKLLSIL
- a CDS encoding tetratricopeptide repeat protein; this encodes MDIHETLIHTLLNADAATILSTLKELDSATAREAKDALVLLWQIHPDEEIKDKTLEYLSTLLEEAEKHQIEKTFSIFSSIMEYLPWMGDYTDLQAENFAAFEKGKTYYEPILVASSILVEYYLDLGRKLYMMFDLVEEAQVCFEGIVRYAPQNDEALYALGRLAERRKDMEAALNFYNDCTASNPSHIYGLLQMGILKATTFKDYEGAIDCYNKVIELEPFMAETHVRIAEAHYALKDIKRARQFIDIALGINEYQEEALNLLGQIQWHNDENIGAAIETFEKGLDHPVHGDSGLLLASLGDLHNTHLGEYDKARIYYEKSLKAAPHNGDTLRKLVTILENIYQDYGAISMCYEAYLVAEKADASLYVDYANFLIKYMHDYAFAKIQLDQALEMEANNEMALKLLRQIEGYLEDDFDDEDDNIDFDDDDFDDDDDDDDDFVGGGAAGDN
- a CDS encoding uroporphyrinogen-III synthase translates to MSADSKDRLEKVESILVTQLTTKNNRAPYDKLVEKFGLKIDYRPFTEVIPVTAKEFRKQKIALEEFTAIILTSKSAVDHFFRLCDEMRYKVPADLKYFCKSEAVALYLQKHIVYRKRKVFFGKRVLDDLKPSLLKHKKKEKFLLPCSNFGGRNFATFLEDNEFDFKESMMYLAASSDISDLEDVFYDILVFFSPLSLKSLYDNFPDFKQNKTRIAAFGNSTAQAVLDRGLILDIKVPAPETPSMTMAIEKYIRETLEARPSGK
- a CDS encoding zinc ribbon domain-containing protein; protein product: MAKKNANSNLPIEEKLQNLYELQMVNTQLNNIKKLQGELPLEVSALETEIVTLDKKIAKLEEEHKELQLSVVQYENKIKEAEALIEKYNKQQNNVKNNREFEALTREIELQKLDIQLANKRIRETQQKLSNKDTTLDASKARQEEKRADMKLKQEELEKITAKTEKDEQKYLRKEKRARKKIDEDLLAVYDRLTNTYKNGLAVVIVERDACGGCFSQVPPQTQLELGQRKRIIHCEHCARILVASNIETSLEELEQEKLEVEQ